The Solibacillus daqui genome has a segment encoding these proteins:
- a CDS encoding YqeG family HAD IIIA-type phosphatase yields the protein MYSFLLPNEFVTSIFEVTPEKLANLGIKGIITDLDNTLVEWDRADATEELVEWFDMMREAGIKVIIASNNNEQRVRTFAEPHGIPFIYRAKKPLGKAYYDAMVKLRLNRNEVAMLGDQLLTDVMGAKRQKIYTFLVRPVADSDGLVTKFNRFVERRVYNDLKRKGQYPWED from the coding sequence TTGTATAGTTTTTTATTACCAAATGAATTTGTCACGAGTATTTTCGAAGTAACGCCAGAAAAATTGGCCAACCTAGGCATTAAAGGCATTATTACGGATTTAGATAATACGTTAGTAGAATGGGATCGTGCTGATGCAACGGAAGAACTTGTTGAGTGGTTTGACATGATGCGTGAAGCGGGCATAAAAGTTATTATTGCATCAAACAACAACGAACAACGTGTAAGAACGTTTGCAGAGCCACATGGAATTCCGTTTATTTATCGTGCAAAAAAGCCTTTAGGTAAGGCCTACTATGATGCAATGGTAAAACTGCGCCTAAATCGTAATGAGGTTGCTATGTTAGGCGACCAACTATTAACGGATGTCATGGGGGCAAAACGTCAAAAAATTTATACGTTTTTAGTGCGTCCTGTTGCAGACTCAGACGGGCTTGTAACTAAGTTTAACCGCTTTGTAGAGCGTCGTGTGTACAATGATTTAAAACGAAAAGGGCAATATCCTTGGGAGGACTAA
- a CDS encoding phosphatidylserine decarboxylase encodes MKEKLYQNLIELSNGKFSSKMLQTVAQSRISKSFIKSYSNIYGINLSEVSKSQQQFTSLHDFFVRELKADVRPVDNRPTIFTSPVDAKIEVFGKITDGMMFTVKNKPYSLAALLGSTKQAKRYEDGTYIVFYLSPADYHRIHSPINGQITRQYVLGQKSYPVNQMGLEYGKKPISHNYRMISEIKYDDQHQAAFIKVGATFVNSIELTNTTSNWKKGEEVGYFTFGSTVVMLFEREAVTFCENVTQGAKIKMGEAFATML; translated from the coding sequence GTGAAAGAAAAATTGTATCAAAATTTAATCGAACTTTCGAATGGGAAATTTTCATCAAAAATGCTTCAAACAGTTGCCCAATCACGAATAAGTAAATCCTTTATTAAAAGCTATAGTAATATATACGGAATTAACCTATCAGAGGTTTCAAAATCACAGCAACAATTTACAAGTTTACATGATTTTTTTGTGCGTGAGTTAAAAGCGGATGTAAGACCTGTAGATAATCGCCCGACGATTTTTACTAGTCCAGTAGATGCGAAAATTGAAGTTTTCGGCAAAATTACGGATGGCATGATGTTTACGGTAAAAAATAAGCCGTATTCATTAGCAGCTTTACTTGGCTCCACTAAACAAGCAAAGCGATACGAAGATGGCACATATATTGTCTTTTATTTAAGCCCAGCAGATTATCACCGTATACATAGCCCGATTAACGGACAGATTACTCGCCAATATGTGCTCGGACAAAAATCATATCCAGTAAATCAAATGGGTCTTGAATATGGAAAGAAACCAATTAGCCATAACTATCGTATGATTAGCGAAATCAAATATGATGACCAACACCAAGCAGCGTTCATTAAAGTAGGTGCAACTTTCGTCAATTCGATTGAATTAACGAATACAACGAGCAATTGGAAGAAAGGTGAAGAGGTTGGCTATTTTACATTTGGTTCAACTGTGGTGATGTTATTTGAACGAGAGGCAGTGACGTTTTGTGAGAACGTAACCCAAGGAGCGAAGATAAAAATGGGAGAAGCCTTTGCTACTATGTTATAA
- the pssA gene encoding CDP-diacylglycerol--serine O-phosphatidyltransferase, which translates to MFLFQKVDSTLKKIKANAANIITITNMSFGGAAIMATLNDSYSYSVLLIFIAAFLDRYDGKVARKFNQESDLGKQLDSMADIISFGVAPALLMYEMALIDAGVTGMMMPVLFIAAGAIRLARFNVMDSTGYFVGLPITAAGTLLTFSYFFTDVLSTQFYMILFPVLAVLMVSTFTLKKV; encoded by the coding sequence ATGTTTCTATTTCAAAAGGTGGATTCCACATTGAAAAAGATAAAAGCAAATGCTGCAAATATTATAACAATTACCAATATGTCATTTGGTGGAGCTGCAATTATGGCGACGTTAAATGATTCATATAGCTATAGTGTTTTACTAATTTTTATCGCAGCATTTTTAGACCGTTACGACGGCAAAGTCGCACGGAAATTTAATCAAGAGTCTGATTTAGGGAAACAACTCGATTCAATGGCTGATATAATTTCGTTCGGTGTTGCACCCGCCCTGTTAATGTATGAAATGGCATTAATCGATGCTGGTGTTACGGGAATGATGATGCCCGTATTATTTATCGCGGCTGGCGCAATTCGTTTAGCACGCTTTAATGTAATGGATTCAACAGGTTATTTTGTTGGTTTACCAATTACAGCAGCTGGTACGTTACTAACATTTTCTTATTTCTTTACCGATGTTCTATCAACGCAATTTTACATGATTTTGTTCCCTGTACTTGCTGTATTGATGGTTAGTACATTTACATTGAAAAAAGTGTAG
- the sigK gene encoding RNA polymerase sporulation sigma factor SigK: protein MSGVLTVLLQLWLEFPALVGYLKGQTFSKPLSREREQQVISRFMEGDEQARIELIEHNMRLVAHIVKKFHPPHELLDDYISIGTIGLMKAVSSFTPEKKTRLATYAARCIENEILMYLRTQKKVQKDVSLFEPIGIDKDGQSLQIRDLLQLDEPSAIEEIEKKEDFAKLYHYLNTLEPRELEIISYRYGLQNYDPHTQKEIAKRLNISRSYVSRIEKRALIKLYQQFKHNENHQ, encoded by the coding sequence TTGAGCGGTGTTTTGACAGTACTGCTTCAACTTTGGCTTGAGTTCCCTGCACTTGTCGGCTATTTAAAAGGGCAAACATTTTCGAAGCCACTCAGTCGTGAACGAGAACAGCAAGTAATTTCCCGCTTTATGGAAGGTGACGAACAAGCGCGTATCGAATTAATCGAGCACAATATGCGACTTGTAGCGCACATCGTCAAAAAATTTCATCCCCCACATGAATTGCTCGATGATTATATTTCAATTGGCACAATCGGTTTAATGAAAGCCGTCAGTAGTTTTACCCCTGAAAAGAAAACTCGCCTAGCTACGTATGCCGCGCGCTGTATAGAAAATGAAATTCTCATGTATTTACGCACGCAAAAAAAGGTCCAAAAGGATGTATCATTATTTGAACCTATTGGTATAGATAAGGATGGGCAATCCCTACAAATTCGTGATTTACTTCAGCTTGATGAACCTTCCGCCATTGAAGAAATTGAAAAAAAGGAAGATTTCGCGAAGCTTTATCACTATTTAAACACACTCGAACCTCGTGAACTTGAAATCATATCCTACCGCTATGGATTGCAAAACTATGACCCCCACACTCAAAAAGAAATTGCAAAACGCCTCAATATTTCGCGCAGTTACGTATCCCGAATTGAAAAACGGGCATTAATCAAACTGTATCAGCAGTTTAAACACAATGAAAATCACCAATAA
- the mtnN gene encoding 5'-methylthioadenosine/S-adenosylhomocysteine nucleosidase, with protein sequence MKIAVIGAMEQEVELLRAALQNPQSETIANSEYTTGTYEGKEVVLLKSGIGKVNAAMSTTILLEKYQPDVVINTGSAGGFDSALKVGDIVISDEVRHHDCDVTVFGYEIGQMAGMPAAYNSDEKLMGVAQQAVAEVGEHNAAVGLICSGDVFMSNPVRVEAVRKDFPTMKAVEMEAAAVAQVCYQFGTPFVVIRALSDIAGQESNLSFDEFLPVAAKHSTEVVLKAITKL encoded by the coding sequence ATGAAAATTGCAGTAATTGGTGCAATGGAACAAGAAGTAGAATTATTACGAGCAGCATTGCAAAACCCACAATCTGAAACAATCGCAAACAGCGAATATACAACGGGTACATACGAAGGCAAAGAAGTTGTGCTTTTAAAAAGTGGTATTGGAAAAGTAAACGCAGCTATGTCGACAACAATTTTATTAGAAAAATATCAGCCAGATGTTGTGATTAATACAGGTTCAGCTGGTGGCTTTGATAGCGCATTAAAAGTAGGGGATATTGTCATTTCTGATGAAGTACGTCATCATGATTGTGACGTAACAGTATTTGGCTATGAAATTGGGCAAATGGCGGGCATGCCAGCAGCATATAACTCTGATGAAAAGTTAATGGGAGTGGCACAACAAGCAGTGGCTGAAGTAGGTGAGCACAACGCAGCGGTGGGATTAATTTGTTCAGGCGATGTATTTATGAGCAATCCTGTACGCGTTGAAGCTGTGCGTAAAGACTTCCCAACAATGAAGGCAGTTGAAATGGAAGCAGCTGCCGTAGCGCAAGTTTGCTACCAATTCGGTACACCTTTTGTAGTAATCCGTGCGTTATCTGATATTGCAGGCCAAGAATCGAATCTTAGCTTTGATGAGTTTTTACCAGTAGCAGCGAAGCATTCAACAGAAGTAGTATTAAAAGCGATTACAAAATTATAA